The Amblyomma americanum isolate KBUSLIRL-KWMA chromosome 6, ASM5285725v1, whole genome shotgun sequence genome has a window encoding:
- the LOC144095436 gene encoding uncharacterized protein LOC144095436: MDLMKLLRADLVALYEELGVEVEEKMKKSDICTLLLESAEEETVSNTWELIKAERKKKENEQKKIEEQRLAAEQEERELRRLQLTNEQKKLEYESSRSTTLERASQAESFQMDRLMQPYKIGEDLGYYLVNFERTCEKRGYAKETWPQRLLTVLPCEAATIVARLNAKEADDYEKVKASLLRKYRLSAEEFRQRFRGASKKSSESYAEFAFSLKANLTEWLKGAEAYDTKDKVVECVGLEQVYNSIPEAVKLWVQDRENVSTVEKAAELADEYATRRKLSSESSESEKKAFGLRKRFIPKNRSQFRNRETVEGIKQAPEKTEDRAKQAGAQKALTKEFEARKPFPCFNCQETGHIAARCTKTRLAFSYANDSDENLELLRPYIHELQVNGKLCRVLRDSGATMDIVHPSYVKEEDFTGEVAWIRQVLENQSVCLPMARVVISGPFGELATEAAVSSAVSLQYPYLFSNKSNQLLCDRGQKLAEGTVKALTRSKSRELASKLRYSQESEATDYGCVDVVEASGELSHVLPTGDEPKTSPNNGKRPAASTDKQESPSPDPKPPDPGLRGPATFSPVFTAQEPSVTQRSQELNTTSVESMGPLLPVNVECAHGAEVTKPVSETRNSMADSQHHRRKASGRRGIGVAPSRRWSSSGSE, from the exons atggatctaatgaagttgctaagggcAGATTTGGTGGCACTGtacgaagagttgggtgtagaggtAGAGGAGAAGATGAAAAAGTCAGACATTTGCACATTGCTCTTAGAATCCGCCGAGGAAGAAACAGTTAGCAATACGTGGGAACTCATCAAAgcggagcgaaagaaaaaggaaaatgagcaaaaaaaaattgaggagcaacggctagcggccgagcaagaggaacgggagctcagaaggttgcagcttaCGAATGAACAAAAGAAACTGGAATATGAGAGCTCGAGAAGCACAACCctagagagagcgagtcaggccgaaTCGTTTCAGATGGACAGATTGATGCAGCCGTATAAGATTGGCGAGGATCTTGGTTATTACCTCGTGAATTTCGAGAGGACGTGTGAGAAACGGGGTTACGCTAAGGAGACATGGCCACAAAGGCTACTAACGGTGTTGCCCTGTGAGGCGGCCACTATAGTCGCGAGGCTTAATGCGAAAGAGGCCGATGATTACGAGAAGGTGAAAGCGAGTTTGCtaagaaagtaccggctttcggCGGAAGAATTCCGACAGCGGTTCAGAGGTGCCAGCAAGAAAAGTAGCGAGAGCTATGCAGAATTCGCCTTCAGTTTGAAGGCCAACCTTACAGAGTGGTTGAAGGGCGCGGAGGCATATGACACCAAAGATAAGGTTGTCGAATGTGTAGGCCTCGAGCAGGTCTATAACAGTATCCCTGAGGCCGTTAAGTTATGGGTGCAAGACAGAGAAAATGTGAGCACAGTGGAGAAAGCTGCAGAACTAGCGGACGAATATGCAACACGGAGAAAGCTGAGTTCCGAGTCAAGCGAGTCTGAAAAGAAAGCGTTCGGTTTAAGGAAGCGTTTCATTCCCAAAAATCGATCGCAATTTAGGAATCGCGAGACAGTTGAGGGCATTAAACAGGCCCCAGAAAAAACTGAGGATCGTGCCAAGCAGGCCGGAGCTCAGAAAGCATTGACgaaggagttcgaggccaggaagCCGTTCCCTTGTTTCAACTGTCAGGAAACTGGACATATTGCAGCAAGGTGTACGAAGACGCGATTAGCTTTCTCATATGCCAACGACAGTGATGAGAATTTGGAACTTCTGCGTCCATATATTCACGAACTCCAAGTAAATGGAAAATTGTGCAGGGTCCTTCGGGACAGCGGGGCAACAATGGACATTGTTCACCCCTCATATGTCAAGGAGGAAGACTTTACTGGGGAAGTAGCATGGATAAGACAGGTACTAGAAAATCAGAGTGTGTGCCTCCCTATGGCAAGGGTGGTGATTTCCGGCCCGTTCGGCGAGCTAGCGACAGAAGCCGCCGTCTCGTCGGCTGTTTCATTGCAGTACCCGTATCTATTCTCCAATAAGTCAAATCAGCTGCTTTGCGATCGAGGTCAGAAGCTGGCTGAGGGGACAGTGAAAGCCCTGACTAGGTCCAAATCACGCGAGCTTGCTTCCAAGCTTAGGTACAGCCAGGAATCAGAGGCAACTG ATTATGGATGTGTCGATGTTGTGGAGGCGTCGGGTGAGCTGAGTCATGTGCTTCCAACAGGAGATGAACCAAAGACTTCGCCAAATAACGGCAAGAGACCAGCTGCAAGTACGGACAAACAGGAGTCCCCGTCTCCggacccaaagccaccggacccggGACTGCGTGGGCCTGCTACATTTAGTCCCGTGTTTACTGCTCAGGAGCCATCTGTCACCCAGCGATCACAAGAACTGAACACTACTTCTGTAGAGTCAATGGGGCCGCTACTGCCAGTGAAT